The Psychrosphaera ytuae genome includes a region encoding these proteins:
- a CDS encoding EAL domain-containing protein, protein MASKYTSKSEPYLFAGQSLHDDSESEVLDHLPAWNILVVDDEPEVHKVTQMALENMVISGRRLQFLNAYSGYEAKEILAKKPNIAVTLLDVVMESDDAGLKLVRTIREELQLKDIRIILRTGQPGYAPEERVVIDYDINDYVTKTELTRNRLLTTLCTAIRSYQQIKHINESRDFLQKLNVMNSTLIEQKSFVSFVRRLVLMSIDLFSARGPGVFLLNSSEQRDSVDKFYVEFSNDELYSFSGQLCREIIPTYDVGLIEKALQKKSSIIDRDRLILYIPSKSCVGILIIYDADSECIRNELVESFVSNMASDLDNSLLLKKVSDIAFLDEMTQMPNRSRFIQHLDDFVKPDSQMDTVMLLDIEHFSDINDGLGQEAGNNLLVGVAERLNRQFGDDAIICRVGADIFGLIGSGEKLHEYSVLAIFDQPFKVSNNQIPVNARLGICRKPDSSESGLTVIKHANIALNKAKKDSQSRFNVYRPEMEDETSWRLSMIRKLTDDFFESKLQVWYQPQVDIETEKVIGVEALLRWPNDDGGFISPLTFIPLAEYTGLIVDIGAWVLEQSCIEVNRLKKLGHGRLRVAVNVSMPQFKNGHFVDDVISVAKAYGIPPEDIELEITESVVMDDTHHVISALEKLRANGFTVAIDDFGTGFSSLSYLHKLPLNRLKVDREFIREIGEGGDGAIAETIVELGQKLGLEVIAEGIETKVQLEYIKKLGCDEAQGYYFAKPMPGYELERFLSELNANSETKDKAS, encoded by the coding sequence ATGGCATCAAAGTACACGTCTAAAAGTGAGCCCTATTTATTTGCTGGTCAGTCTCTACACGATGATTCAGAAAGTGAAGTTTTAGACCATTTACCTGCATGGAACATACTGGTCGTTGATGATGAACCTGAAGTTCATAAAGTAACTCAGATGGCTTTAGAGAACATGGTTATTTCTGGCCGACGTCTACAGTTTTTGAATGCCTATAGCGGTTATGAAGCTAAAGAAATTCTCGCCAAAAAGCCGAATATAGCGGTGACCTTACTAGATGTCGTTATGGAAAGTGATGATGCTGGTCTTAAATTAGTCCGAACAATCAGAGAAGAGCTACAACTAAAAGACATTCGCATCATCTTACGTACAGGTCAGCCGGGATATGCACCGGAAGAGCGTGTTGTCATTGATTACGATATTAACGACTATGTGACAAAGACAGAGTTAACTCGAAATCGCTTGCTGACAACTTTGTGTACGGCGATTCGTTCTTACCAACAAATTAAACATATCAATGAATCTAGAGACTTTTTACAAAAGCTCAATGTGATGAATAGTACCTTGATTGAACAGAAAAGCTTTGTAAGTTTTGTACGTCGTTTGGTTTTGATGTCGATTGATCTTTTTTCTGCGAGAGGACCGGGTGTCTTTTTATTAAACTCAAGTGAACAAAGAGACTCTGTTGATAAGTTTTATGTTGAATTTAGTAACGATGAACTTTATTCGTTCAGCGGTCAATTGTGTCGAGAGATAATTCCGACTTACGATGTTGGTTTGATAGAGAAAGCGCTACAAAAGAAAAGTTCGATAATAGACAGAGATCGATTGATCTTATATATACCATCGAAGTCCTGCGTAGGTATATTGATTATTTATGATGCAGATAGTGAGTGTATTCGCAATGAGCTCGTTGAATCTTTTGTATCAAATATGGCTTCGGATTTGGATAATTCGTTATTACTCAAAAAAGTCAGCGATATTGCATTTCTCGATGAAATGACGCAAATGCCAAACCGTTCGCGCTTTATTCAACACTTGGACGATTTTGTAAAACCCGACAGTCAAATGGATACTGTAATGTTGTTAGATATCGAACATTTTTCAGATATTAATGATGGTCTAGGGCAAGAAGCGGGTAATAATCTCTTAGTCGGTGTGGCTGAAAGGCTCAACCGGCAGTTTGGCGACGATGCAATTATATGCAGAGTTGGGGCTGATATTTTCGGGTTGATTGGCTCAGGAGAAAAACTACACGAATACAGTGTATTAGCTATATTTGATCAACCATTCAAAGTGAGTAATAACCAAATTCCGGTCAATGCCCGATTGGGTATTTGCCGTAAGCCTGATAGCTCCGAGTCAGGCTTAACGGTTATCAAACATGCCAATATTGCGTTAAATAAAGCTAAAAAAGACAGCCAATCTAGGTTTAATGTTTATCGTCCTGAAATGGAGGACGAAACAAGTTGGCGTTTGTCCATGATCCGAAAACTTACCGATGATTTTTTCGAGTCTAAATTACAAGTGTGGTATCAGCCTCAGGTTGATATAGAAACCGAGAAAGTAATAGGCGTTGAAGCTTTGTTGCGCTGGCCTAACGATGACGGAGGCTTCATTTCACCATTGACGTTTATTCCGTTGGCTGAATATACCGGATTGATTGTCGATATTGGTGCTTGGGTATTAGAGCAGAGTTGTATTGAAGTAAATCGACTTAAAAAGTTAGGCCATGGTCGCTTGCGGGTCGCAGTTAATGTGTCTATGCCTCAATTCAAGAACGGCCACTTTGTTGATGATGTTATTAGTGTTGCCAAAGCTTACGGCATTCCACCAGAAGATATTGAATTAGAGATCACTGAAAGCGTGGTTATGGACGACACGCACCACGTTATATCTGCATTAGAGAAATTAAGAGCGAATGGGTTTACGGTCGCTATCGATGACTTTGGAACCGGGTTTTCGTCTTTGAGTTATTTACACAAGCTACCTTTAAATCGACTGAAAGTAGACAGAGAGTTCATTCGTGAGATCGGTGAAGGAGGCGATGGTGCAATTGCTGAGACTATAGTCGAATTAGGGCAAAAATTAGGTTTGGAAGTTATTGCAGAGGGGATTGAAACCAAAGTGCAGCTTGAGTACATCAAAAAGCTAGGGTGTGATGAGGCACAAGGATATTATTTTGCAAAGCCTATGCCTGGGTATGAACTGGAACGATTTCTGTCCGAGCTTAACGCCAATTCAGAGACGAAAGATAAAGCTAGTTAA